One part of the Streptomyces lienomycini genome encodes these proteins:
- a CDS encoding homogentisate 1,2-dioxygenase: MPYYRMAGNVPPKRHTQHRAPDGSLYFEELMGEEGFSSDSSLLYHVHIPSSIAEFRTWELPDQSLVPNHPLTPRHLFTHQLFPDGASGIDAVTGRRLLLGNGDVRLSYVLADTASPYYRNAIGDECLYVEAGTARVETVFGDLPVGEGDYVVVPRATTYRIVPDGPLRLYAIEANSHITPARRYLSRYGQLLEHAPFCERDLRGPEAPRIVEGRDVEVYIKHRGSGPGGIAGTVHTLPHHPFDVVGWDGCLYPYVFSIRDFEPLTGRVHQPPPAHQVFEGANFVVCNFVPRKVDYHPLAIPVPYYHSNVDSDEVMFYCGGDYEARKGSGIGQGSISLHPGGHPHGPQPGAYERAIGAEFFDELAVMVDTFRPLELGEAARDCDDGVYAYSWAKGGNGAAK, from the coding sequence ATGCCGTACTACCGCATGGCGGGGAACGTCCCCCCGAAGCGCCACACCCAGCACCGCGCCCCCGACGGATCGCTGTACTTCGAGGAGCTGATGGGCGAGGAGGGCTTCTCGTCCGACTCCTCTCTCCTCTACCACGTGCACATCCCGTCCTCGATCGCCGAGTTCCGCACCTGGGAGCTGCCGGACCAGTCACTCGTCCCGAACCACCCCCTGACACCGCGCCATCTCTTCACGCACCAGTTGTTTCCCGACGGCGCTTCGGGGATCGACGCGGTCACCGGGCGGCGGCTGCTGCTGGGCAACGGCGACGTCAGGCTCTCCTATGTCCTCGCCGACACGGCCAGCCCCTACTACCGCAACGCGATCGGCGACGAGTGCCTCTACGTCGAGGCCGGAACGGCGCGGGTCGAGACCGTCTTCGGGGACCTGCCGGTGGGCGAGGGCGACTACGTCGTCGTCCCGCGCGCGACGACGTACCGGATCGTCCCGGACGGGCCGTTGCGGCTGTACGCCATCGAGGCGAACTCCCACATCACGCCCGCCAGGCGCTACCTCTCGCGTTACGGGCAGCTCCTGGAGCACGCCCCCTTCTGCGAACGGGACCTGCGCGGCCCCGAGGCCCCGAGGATCGTCGAGGGGCGGGACGTCGAGGTGTACATCAAGCACCGCGGCAGCGGTCCGGGCGGGATCGCGGGCACGGTGCACACGCTGCCCCACCACCCCTTCGACGTCGTCGGCTGGGACGGCTGCCTGTACCCCTACGTCTTCAGCATCCGCGACTTCGAGCCCCTGACGGGCCGGGTCCACCAGCCGCCGCCGGCGCACCAGGTCTTCGAGGGCGCCAACTTCGTCGTCTGCAACTTCGTGCCGCGCAAGGTCGACTACCACCCGCTCGCCATCCCGGTGCCGTACTACCACTCGAACGTGGACTCGGACGAGGTGATGTTCTACTGCGGCGGTGACTACGAGGCCCGCAAGGGCTCCGGCATCGGGCAGGGCTCGATCAGCCTGCACCCCGGCGGCCACCCGCACGGGCCGCAGCCCGGAGCCTACGAGCGCGCCATCGGGGCGGAGTTCTTCGACGAGCTGGCCGTCATGGTGGACACCTTCCGCCCGCTGGAACTCGGTGAGGCGGCTCGCGACTGCGACGACGGTGTCTACGCCTACTCCTGGGCCAAGGGCGGCAACGGAGCGGCGAAGTGA
- a CDS encoding IclR family transcriptional regulator, which produces MPTLQSLDRGLRALSLISLAPEGLAVAEIAARLGTDRATAYRIVDTLEQHALVTRGVGKKIRLGAGAVVFASRFQPQLIRAAGPVLQELADAAGVAAFLSLAQGDDECVPVLSAEPARQTILQVGYRIGASHPLTRGANGIAILALRPAAANDSEAVGRARDDGYSVTAGELQHGAVGVAAGFEVPHLLGGSVGVVAMEQVDIARLGELVREAATRLARLGRA; this is translated from the coding sequence GTGCCCACCTTGCAGAGTCTGGACCGCGGCCTCCGCGCCCTGAGCCTCATCTCCCTCGCCCCGGAGGGACTCGCGGTCGCGGAGATCGCCGCGCGGCTCGGCACCGACCGGGCGACCGCGTACCGCATCGTCGACACGCTGGAGCAGCACGCGCTGGTGACCCGGGGCGTGGGGAAGAAGATCAGGCTGGGGGCCGGGGCGGTGGTCTTCGCGAGCCGTTTCCAACCCCAGTTGATCCGCGCGGCCGGACCGGTCCTCCAGGAACTCGCCGACGCCGCCGGGGTGGCCGCCTTCCTCTCCCTGGCGCAGGGCGACGACGAGTGCGTCCCCGTGCTGTCCGCGGAACCCGCCCGGCAGACGATCCTCCAGGTCGGCTACCGCATCGGCGCGAGCCACCCGCTGACCAGGGGCGCCAACGGCATCGCCATCCTGGCGCTCCGGCCGGCGGCGGCAAACGACTCCGAGGCCGTGGGACGGGCCCGGGACGACGGGTACAGCGTCACCGCCGGGGAACTCCAGCACGGCGCCGTCGGGGTGGCCGCGGGATTCGAGGTGCCGCACCTGCTCGGCGGCTCGGTCGGCGTGGTCGCCATGGAGCAGGTCGACATCGCCCGGCTCGGTGAGCTGGTGCGCGAGGCGGCCACCCGGCTCGCCCGGCTCGGTCGCGCCTGA
- a CDS encoding IclR family transcriptional regulator — protein MSKTLHHGLLILRVLSEHPLGLTVSELAEAVSVHRTVAHRLVRTLEAHQLCRRDHQRRIVLGTGLVSLAEPVQQDLRTLARPVLDELAETTGATAHLLVRDGAAQMRALMVVEPRGALVHVSFRPGQTHSIERGSGGIALLAHGPHREGERAEVTEARANGYAVTEGEVIPAVTGISAAVPARDGTASASIGISVFEYTDLGRLGATVARAAKGLGELLD, from the coding sequence ATGTCCAAGACGCTCCACCACGGACTGCTGATCCTCAGAGTCCTCTCGGAGCATCCGCTGGGCCTGACCGTCAGCGAACTGGCGGAGGCCGTCTCCGTGCACCGCACGGTCGCGCACCGCCTGGTGCGGACCCTGGAGGCGCATCAGCTGTGCCGCCGCGACCACCAGCGCCGGATCGTCCTCGGCACCGGTCTGGTGTCCCTGGCCGAACCCGTGCAGCAGGATCTGCGGACCCTGGCCCGCCCGGTCCTGGACGAGCTGGCCGAGACCACCGGGGCCACCGCGCACCTGCTGGTCCGGGACGGCGCGGCGCAGATGCGGGCGCTCATGGTGGTGGAGCCGCGCGGCGCCCTCGTCCACGTGTCCTTCCGGCCCGGTCAGACCCATTCCATCGAACGCGGCTCAGGCGGCATCGCCCTGCTCGCCCACGGCCCGCACCGCGAGGGGGAGCGCGCCGAGGTCACCGAGGCCCGCGCCAACGGGTACGCGGTCACCGAGGGCGAGGTCATCCCCGCCGTGACCGGCATCTCCGCCGCCGTCCCCGCGCGCGACGGCACGGCTTCGGCCAGCATCGGCATCTCGGTCTTCGAGTACACCGACCTCGGCCGGCTCGGCGCCACGGTCGCCCGCGCGGCGAAGGGCCTGGGCGAGCTGCTCGACTGA
- a CDS encoding nuclear transport factor 2 family protein, with product MNPNVPGPVASARLAEIHQLYHLQSHLIDGGRAGAWAATFTPDGSFASPTYPAPVTGTAALTAFAERFAAGCAADRTVRRHVVSNVAVTGDDGDGTLRVEAYLQIVATPAGGTPHTERFTSLTDRVVHDGEGWRVATRVVRRDDAPLDTRA from the coding sequence ATGAACCCCAACGTGCCCGGGCCTGTCGCCAGTGCCCGGCTGGCCGAAATCCACCAGCTGTACCACCTCCAGAGCCACCTCATCGACGGCGGCCGTGCCGGGGCATGGGCAGCGACCTTCACCCCGGACGGCAGCTTCGCCTCACCCACCTATCCGGCACCGGTGACCGGCACCGCCGCGCTGACCGCGTTCGCGGAGCGGTTCGCCGCGGGCTGCGCCGCAGACCGCACGGTGCGCCGGCACGTGGTCAGCAACGTGGCGGTGACGGGCGACGACGGGGACGGAACGCTGCGGGTGGAGGCCTATCTGCAGATCGTCGCGACGCCCGCGGGCGGGACACCGCACACCGAGCGGTTCACCAGCCTCACCGACCGGGTCGTCCACGACGGCGAGGGCTGGCGCGTCGCCACCCGTGTCGTACGCCGCGACGACGCCCCCCTCGACACCCGGGCCTGA